From the genome of Papaver somniferum cultivar HN1 chromosome 2, ASM357369v1, whole genome shotgun sequence, one region includes:
- the LOC113349533 gene encoding protein NUCLEAR FUSION DEFECTIVE 4-like, producing MAGESRKWMILVATIWIQAFTGTNFDFSAYSSNLKSVLGISQVQLNYLATASDLGKIFGWSSGLALLYLPLWSVLILAASMGFIGYGFQWLLLQNLISLPHYIVFLLCLLSGCSICWFNTVCFVLCNQNFPTNRALALSLAISFNGLSPAIYNLAAKSISSQESSVYLILNALLPLIVSFAALVPILRQPPVQTLPQGQDAVRRDNFIFISLNILAVFTGLYLLLLNSVTAFSSTARIIFGGALFLLVLPLCIPGIVYARNWSLKNVTASFRLQGSGYNPVDVDDHELHKELLIGQDEYYKNSMNGTMKSKVTVKNRLLVLGEEHPARVLVSRLDFWLYYVAYFCGGTIGLVYSNNLGQISQSLGFASKTTELLTLYSSCSFFGRLLSASPDFLREKLHFARTGWLVIALLPTPIAFFLLTASSSERALEAGTALIGLSSGFIFAAAASVTSELFGPNSMGVNHNILITNIPIGSLAYGLLAAVVYDSNVKSSGLTIMEVVDGVSICMGRQCYLQTFFWWGVISLLGLSSSSLLFLRTKPAYDRFEKNMILTTDSAYRNLLFP from the coding sequence ATGGCAGGGGAATCAAGAAAATGGATGATTCTAGTAGCAACAATATGGATACAAGCATTTACAGGTACAAATTTTGATTTCTCGGCATATTCATCAAATTTGAAATCAGTTTTAGGGATTTCACAAGTTCAATTGAATTATTTAGCAACAGCTTCAGATCTTGGTAAAATTTTTGGTTGGTCTTCTGGTTTAGCTCTTCTGTATCTACCCCTTTGGTCTGTTCTTATCTTGGCTGCTTCTATGGGTTTCATTGGTTATGGTtttcaatggcttcttcttcagaatctcaTTTCTCTCCCTCATTACATTGTATTTCTGCTATGCTTGTTGTCTGGGTGTAgtatatgttggttcaatacAGTTTGTTTTGTATTATGCAATCAGAATTTCCCTACAAATAGAGCTTTGGCATTGTCTCTGGCCATTAGTTTTAATGGACTTAGTCCAGCAATTTACAATCTTGCTGCCAAATCCATTTCCTCGCAAGAATCTAGTGTTTATCTTATTCTTAATGCGCTGCTTCCGCTCATTGTATCTTTTGCTGCTCTAGTTCCAATCCTTCGTCAACCTCCAGTACAGACCTTACCCCAGGGCCAGGATGCTGTTCGTCGAGATAActtcatatttattagtcttaaTATCCTTGCTGTTTTTACTGGTCTGTACCTTCTGTTGCTAAATTCAGTTACCGCATTTTCTTCAACTGCAAGGATAATCTTTGGTGGTGCActttttttgcttgttcttcccTTGTGTATCCCTGGAATTGTATATGCCCGTAATTGGTCTCTGAAGAATGTCACTGCGAGTTTTCGTTTGCAAGGTTCTGGTTATAACCCTGTTGACGTTGATGATCACGAGCTTCATAAAGAGTTGCTTATAGGGCAGGATGAGTATTACAAGAATTCGATGAATGGTACTATGAAGAGCAAGGTGACTGTGAAGAATCGGTTGTTGGTTCTTGGAGAAGAACACCCTGCCAGAGTTCTTGTTAGCAGATTGGATTTTTGGTTGTACTACGTTGCTTACTTTTGTGGAGGTACAATTGGGTTAGTATACAGTAATAATCTAGGCCAAATTTCACAGTCCCTTGGGTTTGCTTCCAAAACTACTGAGCTCCTTACTCTTTATTCATCATGCTCCTTCTTCGGTCGATTGCTCTCTGCTTCCCCTGACTTCTTGCGGGAGAAGCTGCATTTTGCAAGGACAGGGTGGTTGGTAATTGCACTCTTACCTACTCCAATTGCATTCTTTTTGCTCACTGCATCGAGTAGTGAGAGGGCATTGGAAGCTGGTACAGCCTTGATTGGATTGAGCTCCGGGTTTATTTTTGCAGCTGCAGCTTCTGTTACTTCGGAGTTATTTGGACCCAACAGTATGGGTGTCAACCATAATATACTGATCACAAACATCCCTATTGGTTCTCTTGCTTATGGATTACTTGCAGCAGTGGTTTATGACAGTAATGTTAAATCATCTGGATTGACTATCATGGAAGTAGTTGACGGTGTATCGATTTGTATGGGAAGACAATGTTACTTGCAGACATTCTTCTGGTGGGGTGTTATCTCATTGCTTGGATTGTCATCTAGTAGCCTTCTTTTCTTGCGCACAAAACCTGCTTATGATCGCTTCGAAAAGAATATGATTCTAACAACTGATAGTGCTTACCGGAACCTTCTTTTCCCATAA